AAATGAGAATGGTAGCCGAGGGAGTCAAGACAACCGAATCAGTTCATGCGCTTGCTCAAAAACTGGGTGTGGAAATGCCCATCACAGAGCAAGTTTATAAAATTTTATATGAAGATAAAAACCCCGCAGAAGCCGTTCGCGATCTGATGGGACGCGACCTCAAACCTGAATAACAAATATTAAGGGGATTACTATGAAAAGACTTTTACTCATTGGAGCGACACTACTAGTTCTAGGCGGTTGCTCTTCGTGGCATAATTCAAACATTGTCGATCCAGCAGATAGGAATAAGGTCCTTGCCAGAGATAAAGCAAACTGTGAAAAGCAAGCGGCGCAGAGAGTTCCAATCGGGGCAGAAGAAAGTGGAGAGAGAAACGAGCCTACTACATATTCTGCTCTATTTTCAGAAAATTACTCACAGGTAAGCACTTACGACAAATGCATGAAGGCTCGCGGCTGGTACAAGAAATAATCAAGCTTAGTTATCAATAGAATTAGAATAAAAGAAAGCCCCTGATGGAATCTCCGTCAGGGGCTTTTTATATTATGCTTCGGCTCGTTTGGCCCGATACTTTTCAATCTGAGTTATGGCTCGCCCAGTTAAGGCTCCAAATTCAGGCTTTGTAACCTGATCGTCAGCCTTAACCTTTTCACCTTTATGATGAAGCCCCTTTGTTATCAATGAGGAGAAAAGAATTACTGGAAGCCGAGCAAGAACAGCATCTTCCTTAATATTGCGGGTAAATGTGTATCCATCCATTTGTGGCATTTCAATATCTGAAACAATCACATCTAGTTTATCCACTATAGATGAACCTTCATCTTCTGCTTTTTTCTGCATGGCTTTCAATCCTTCCCATGCCTCAAGTCCATTTGTAAAAAGATGAACGTCAAAATTAGCCGCCAAGAAATTTTTATTAAGCAAAGCCCGGACAGATGCGGAATCATCCACAATTAAGGCCGACCACCTTTCAGGAGCAGAAACAGCACCTTCCTGATTTTCAATCATAGTAGGGTCAAGTTCTGCAAGGATACTCTCGAGATCAATCATCAAAACAAAACGATTGTTAAGTTCAATTGTCCCTGTAATACAATTTGAATCCAAATCAGCTATATATTTGCTCGGTGTTTTTAAATCAGCCCAACCGATTCTATGAATCTGAGTTACTCCGGTAACAAGAAATCCAGTAACAACGCCATTAATCTCCGTAACAACTATTAATTGAAATTCTGAATCTTTTCTTTCTATTTCAAGCCATACAGATAGATCAATAATGGGCAGAATCATATCCCGAAGCGACATTGTGCCTAAATAGCTAGGATGAGGAGCTCCCTCAGCAGCTTCCAATCCCGCCGGGGCTTCAACAACCTCAAGAACCTTGGCGACGTTTACCCCGAAATAATCCCTTGATTCATTTCCACCGTTTTTCTCATCAATATAAAACTCAATTATTTCGAACTCATTAGTTCCGGTATCCAATAATATCTCATTACCGCTCATATACCCCCCGACTCCACTTCTATATTATGAATTTACCATTCAGATCTATTCTTGACTTCTTTACGCGGTTAATATTTTATGAATATATTTACACTTTTTTGTTTAAAAATGCACTCACAATTAAATTCAATTACTCAAATTTTATTAAAGCAATCTGTTTGCTCCATCAAGTATAATGATATATAAATCAAATTACTCATAAATTTCACAATTAGACAAGGATACTCATGATTACCAAGCGCTCACTCACCAAACTGGTTGCAATACTTTTCGTACTATTAATAGCGGGTTGCTCCAGCCACGATGTAAAGCCTGCAGTACCTATAACCGTCTTTAACCCAAGTTCAGGCACTTTTAATGCTCGCATCGTTCTTTTCCAATTAAACGGAGCAGGACGTGTTCAAAATCTTGAATCCGGAATTGTCCCAATTGCGCAGCAAGCTATCACGACGCTTGAAGGGATCGGCTACCATTACACACCTGATGGACCTGTAAATTATTTGATTGAAGCCAGGATCGGAAGCCTCTCACCTAAATTGGTTGCTCAGGGAGCCTCTGAACGGGTCGGTTTCGGAGTGGGAAGTTACGGCGGCCTTTCTTACTTCCAAAAGTATCCGGTCCTAGTAACTCAGTGGACACCAGAAATGCAGAGAATAAAAAGTGGCCCGGATGCCTGCTTTATCACTATGCAAATACTCATAAAAGAACTTAAAGATCAGCGCGAAGAAGTTGTTTACTACGGCACACCAACTCCTATTGAAGTTCCTTACAAGCTCGGTTGCCCTTTTTCAGAGTGTGGTCAGGGAGTAAGTCGGGCCTTGTCAAACTACTTACTGAAAACATTCACTCCAGCTGTCAGATAGTAAATATACATACTTGCCAGAACTTAAACAGAAACATAGAATGCGCATCCTAATGACTTAGACTCCCCTTACACCAAGGGGTCCCTTATAATTCGTGCAAGAACTGGAAGGTTTGAGTGGAAATTAATCGCCCTTGGCTCGATCATTATGATGCAGAAGTTCCAAAGAAAATTGAATTTAACTACTGCCCACTATTTGACTATCTAGACAGAACAGCTGAAAAATGGCCTAAACGCAAGGCAATTGAATTTCAGAACTGGTCTATTACATACGAAAAGTTGAAGCACGCTTCCGAGATAATGGCGGCAAACCTTCGCAAAAATGGTTTAGAAACTGGAGACAGGGTCGCAATAATGCTTCCCAACACTCCCCAGATGATCATTACTTATTGGGCTGTGTTAAAAGCCGGGGGCGTGGTGACCATGACCAACCCCCTTTATATGGAAACCGAGTTGGTCCATCAGCTCACGGATTCTGCAGCAAAACTGGTTATAACCTTGGACATGCTCTGGCCAAAGTTAGAAAAGCTGCGCGAAAAACTACCTGCCCGGAAGTATTTCGTTACGACAATATCAGACGCGCTTAAATTTCCGCTCAAACAGTTATACAAAATTAAGAACCTGAGAGATAAAAGTACGCCTAAAGTACCGTACAACGGATCTTCCATCATTAAGTGGAAAACCCTCCTCGAGGGGAAAGATACGTACACGGCATCGAACATACACCCTACCGAAGATACGGCTCTTCTCCAATATACTGGAGGAACAACGGGTCTTTCAAAAGGGTGTAGCATCACTCATGCAAATTTAGGTGCCAACATTCAGCAGTTCCATGCAATGCTGTATTCTCTCGGACGGGACCGCGAAGTGGTCCTTGGAATTTTACCGTACTTTCATATCTACGGCCTTACCGTTTGCCTGAATTATCCGACCTCACTAGGTGCAACGATGATTCCTTTCCCGCGCTACGTACCGCTGGATGTGCTTAAGGCCATGCACAAGCTTAAGCCCACCCTTTTCCCCGGAGCACCAGCTTTATACATCTCTTTGCTCCAACAAAAAGAACTTTCACAATTTGATATTGCATCGATCAAATATTGCCTATCAGGATCATCCCCAATGCCCGTCGAGGCTATTCAGCAATTCAACTCCGTGTTCGGGTCAACTATAGTGGAAGGATTCGGACTGACCGAGGCATCCCCTGTAACACACTTGAACCCATTGGACGGCAAAAAAAAAGCTGGATCGATAGGGGTTCCTGTTCCGGGAACTGATGCCGCAATAGTTGACATGGAAGTGGGTAGCATACCCATGCCTGTTGGAAAGATGGGAGAACTCATCATCCGCGGACCACAGGTTATGAAAGGGTATTACAACAAACCCGATGAAACTGCCGGAGCACTTCGAAACGGCTGGCTCTACACGGGTGACATCGCATACATGGATGAGGACGGTTACTTTTTTATTGTTGACCGTAAAAAGGACATGATCATTTCCAGCGGTTACAATATTTATCCACGCGAGATCGATGAAGTTTTATTTGAGCACCCAAAAATTCAAGAAGCTGTAACAGTCGGCCTGCCCCACAAAACACGCGGGGAAATAATCAAAGTATACGTCGTCCTAAAAGAAGGGCAATCTCTTGATCGCACAGAAATCATAACCTACTGCCGCGAAAAATTGGCTGCATTCAAAGTTCCAAGGCAAGTCGAATTTCGCAAAGAACTTCCAAAAACTATGGTAGGCAAGGTACTCAGACGTGCTTTGCGCGAAGAAGAAGCAAGAAAAAACAGCTAGTTTCTCTTTGGATAAATTGAACTTACGTAAGGTTCATCTGAATAAAACACACAGATCAACTTTGAATCTTAAATGTTTATTCGGGTGGGCCTTTTTTTAGTGAGTTTTATCCGAAACAAACGGCAGCAAGTATGCTTTTATTTGACAAATGATAGCCTCGCGTCCATGCTACTTACATAAAACGAGATAATATATTATGCCTAATTTGACACAATTGATAGCGTCAATTTAACAGGAACAACCAATCCGAGGTAAATATGCAAAAAGAGATGAAAACATTCACCATCGCTGCCGGGACACTTGGAAACGCGACCTTGCTCCAACGTGGAGTAAGAATACACGGAACAGCAGGGATGAGCATAAGAGAATTTATTGAGATCGGTTTAGGACTTGCGCCAGAATATGTAGAAAAGCAAATCCGAACTATTTTCTTAAACAACTCGCCCGCCGACGATATTGATATTGTGCAAATTAAGGATGGGGATATTTTATCTCTATCAGGAGCGCTACCGGGAGTGGCCGGCATGGCGATGGGGCGCGACACTGCCATTAGTGGATTCAGAAGTGAAATACGAGCAGTAAATTCGGGAGATGTAGGCGAAGGAGATGCCTTTGTCTCCGTCAAATTATTCAACCTGATCGCACGGGATTCAGGGCCAAAATTGCTTGAGCGCGGAGTAATCGTTAAGGCAAGTGAGATTCTTAAAAGCTATGGCGAGAATGCGCCCGAAGGACTTGCTGCGGAAGACGGAACCGTCATACTTAAAACTATCGTCACTTAAGACTGAATTTATTCCCTGTTAGGCACACAAGTAAAATCACTATTTTAAGATCGATTGTGTAAGCCAGATAATCACTTGATAATAAGACATAAAAAAGCCTGCCGGAACAATCCGGCAGGCTTTTTAAATTCTATATAATGTAGGAACTATTTATCAAGAAGCTCAAGCATAGCTCTCTTCATTCCACTTGTATCGATACCAATTTCAGCGCGAAGCTCTTTCTGCGTTCCATGTTCGATGAATTCGTCAGGAATACCTAGGCGCTTAATGTTATGCCCATCAATAGCGTTGTTATCGACTAGCATTTCGACCACTGCGGAACTGAATCCACCAGCCATAGCATTTTCTTCTACAATAACAATATTTTTGAAACGCTTTGCCAGTTCGAGAATCTGTTTCTCAGGCAAAGGTTTGATAAAGCGAGTATTGAAGACTGCAATCGACTTTCCATGCTCAGTATCAAGATCTTCAACAGCTTCAACCGCAGGCCATACTCTGGACCCCACAGTGATGATCACACCATCAGAACCATCACGAAGGAGTTCACCTTCACCGATGTTTAGAACAGGTGGAAACTCATCCATCTCTGCGCCGATACCAACTCCTCTAGGATAACGAACCGCTGCCGGACCATCGAAATCTATAGCAGTGCGGACCATGCGAGCTAGTTCAGCTTCATCCTTAGGAGCCATACAGATAATGTTCGGTATATGACGCATGAAAGACATGTCGAATGCGCCATGATGCGTTGCACCATCAGCACCGACCAAGCCTCCGCGATCAAGAAAGAAGTTTACATTCAGATTTTGCAGACATACGTCATGCACAATCTGGTCATATGCTCTCTGGAAGAACGTAGAATAAATCGCAACCGCAGGTTTATACCCCATAGTTGCCAGCCCGGCTGCAAAGGTCACAGCATGCTGTTCGCAGATTCCAACATCAACAAATCTATCAGGATAATTTTTCCTGAAACAATCAGTCCCGGTTCCTTCAGGCATTGCCGCTGTGATGGCCATAATCTTGTCATCTTTTGCAGCAAGTTTGCAAAGAGTGTCACCGAAAACTTTCGTATATGAAGGAAGGCCGCCTTTAAATTTAGCAGCCATACCTGTCTCAGGCTCAAAGCTTCCTACGCCATGAAAATAAGTAGGATTATCTTCAGCAGGTGTATAGCCTTTGCCTTTTTTGGTCAGAACATGAACCAATACGGGAGTATCAAGCTTTTTCACCTGCTCGAATACATCGATCAAAGCCTCGGTATTGTGCCCGTCAATAGGCCCGAGATAGGTAAAATCAAGTGCCTCAAAAAGCATTCCCGGTGTGAAGAAACTTTTAAAAGAATCTTCGCCGCGCTTAGCATACATAGCTAAGTCGTCACCAATTTTAGGAATCTGCTTGAGAATCCCTTCAAAATCTTTTTTAAATCTGGTCAGTACCGGATGTGACAACTTCCGACTAAGGAAAGATGACAAAGCGCCAACATTTGCAGAGATGGACATTTCGTTGTCATTTAAAACAACAACCATCTTGCGCTTCATGCCACCGGCCTGATTAAGCCCTTCGAAAGCCTGACCGGCAGTCATAGAACCATCACCGATAACAGCAACGCAGTTACGATCTCCGCCTTCGATATCATTGGCGACAGCCATACCCAGAATAGCCGATATAGACGTACTGGAATGCCCTACACCGAAGTGGTCATATTTATTTTCCGCCATCCGTGGAAAGCCACTGATGCCGTCTTTATGACGCAGTGTATGAAAATTCTCATAACGCCCAGTCAGGATTTTGTGAGCATATGCCTGATGACCTACGTCCCAGACAATACGATCATTATCAAAATCAAAACACTTAAAGAGTGCTATGGTTAATTCAATTACGCCAAGCGAAGGAGCAAGATGCCCGCCCCCCTTGGAAACAGTATTTATAATACACTGTCTGAGTTCATCGGCCAGTTGGGCCTGCTCTTCTTTGTCAAGAGCCTGAACTTCTACAGGATTCTTTATGCTTTTAAGGAGCGGAAAATCTCCGCAACCACATGATTTATCATTACTACTCATATTCCCCGAACCTCGCACCGGGTTATATTTCTCAAACCTCAGTAATAAAACACCCAGTTTCGTTATGACAACGCACTATAAATTAAATGACCACCCAGTCACTTAACAGTGTTAACTACCTAGCACAAAAAGAATATTATGCTTCTCTGAGAAACCATCAATTAATAAACTCTATCAACTATATATTGAGCAAGTTCGGCCAAGAGCTCAGCTTCCGGACCGGAATAAGGGGAGAGCAGTTCAACCGCTTCGTCCACATATTTACGGGCAAGTTCTTTGCTTTCTTCAAGTCCGATCAAGTTGGGGTAGGTCGATTTACCCTGTTCTTCATCACTTCCTACAGGCTTACCAAGAGATGCTTCATCGCCAACAACATCAAGTACGTCGTCAACAATCTGAAATGCAACTCCAATCAAACGACCATATTCTTCGGCACGTCTGACATCGTCGTCGGTAGCTCCTGTTCCTTTAGCCAGAACAGCGCCGGATTTACAAGCAGAAAGAATTAAAGCACCAGTCTTCATTGAGTGCATAATCTTGAGTTCATCAAGACTTACATCATCGCGACCAGTGTAATCCATATCTACATCCTGACCACCGACCATACCGCAAGCCCCTGCGGAATAGGCCATCAAGCTGATTGCTTCAACAATATTTTCAGCCGGAGCCTCAGCTTTTGCCATGAGTCCGAACGCTTCTGTAAGCAGTCCGTCCCCAGCAAGAATAGCTGTAGCTTCGCCGAACATTTTATGATTGGAAGGCTTACCGCGTCTTAAATCATCATCATCCATTGCAGGAAGATCATCATGAATCAAGGAGTAAGTATGAATAAGTTCAAGACTCGCGGCGAATGGCATAAGAGCCTCTTTCTTCGCTCCCAACATCTGGCCCCAAACGAGCACAAGCACAGGGCGAAGTCTTTTTCCACCAGCAAGCAGACTGTAATCCATCGCATCCAGCAACCTTTTAGGTATGCCGCGATTCTGTAGACATTCAGCCAGATATTTTTCTATTTCTCCCGCGTGAACCGCGAGTTTTTCTTTAACTGTCATCCGTCATATCCTCACTTTCAACTTTAGCGTCAAAGTCTTCAATCAAACCGTTACTGACTATTTTAACTTCATTTCCGGCTTTCTGGAGCTGACTAGCACAACTTTTAGCAAGAGCCTGTCCTTCCTTAAAGAGAGCTACACCCTCTTCAAGCGGAAGGTCCCCCCGCTCAAGTCCCGCAACTATTACTTTCAGCCGCTCCAATCTTTCTTCAAAAGTTTTATTATCTTTCATATGATTATTTTCATATTGCATGCCCTAAAGGCCAAGCAATTTATCCGTACTTTTTTCAAGTAAAAAACGGGGATCAACAAGCCTGCCCTGCACGCTTACGCTCATATGCAGATGCGGCCCGGTGACTCTACCAGTTGATCCAACGCGACCAATTAACTGTCCGCGCTCAACCGTGTCGCCTTCCTTAACATCGAATTGAGAAAGATGGAAATACAGAGTCACAACCCCGTTTCCATGATCGATGTAAACACAGTTTCCGGCATAGTAGTGATTCGCTACAAGTATAACCTTTCCGTCCGCCATTGCGCGAATCTTAGCGCCCTTAGCTCCGCGAAAATCTAAACCTCTATGCGGATTCTTAGGTTTACCGTTCAGTATGCGTCTGGCCCCGTAAGGACTAGACTGCGCGCCCTTTGTCGGGCGACTGAAAGGAACAAACCACATTCTTTCAGCGGTCTGAGTTTTCTTGGCAGCCGAAACCTCCACCCGATCATTCTGAATACGAGCTGATACCTTCTTCGGAGGCGTAACCATTTTCTCAGGCAATGTTAAACGCTGAGTTTTGTACTTTTTATTATAAACTTTAATCTTTCGACTAAACTTACGTTCCTTCCCATCTTCAACAGTGGTTATAATAAGCTCCTTCTTTCCAGCTTTATCAGCGAGAACATCGGTCCCAAACATAACCAAGGAAATATTTTTACCCTTCCAAGTCCTTATTTCCGGCGATACCGTTGTACCCAGCCACTTTGCTGAAACAGAGTCTAAAGTCTTATCAGATGTAACCCTAACAAGGAAAGGCTCACCCAGACCGACTTTCTTCGGAAACGCTAAAGAAACAGCCGCAAAAGCTGATGAAGCAAAAAGCAGCATAAAAATAAACGTAAACGTTAAAGCTTTTATCCTTCTCATGGATTTTTTCAACTTAAATTCTCCATTTTAAACTTGATCAAGCAATCACAATTATTACATTTAAGAAGGATAAACATCAGTCTAACAGGTTCATCCTCTAAAAAAATACATACAAAAAAACTATTTATCTACAACAGTAGCTCTGATTTCACCGGATTTAACCCGAACAATCAAGCCATCACCGCTAGCAACTTCATCAGGACTGCGCAAAAACTTTCCAGTCTTTTCGAGCGTAACAAGACTATACCCTCGCTCAAGCGGCTTTTCAGGATCAAGCATTCGCAGGGAATTGGCCATATTGTCAAATTCAGAAACCTTATTATCTATAAAGACCTTACCCGCCCTTCCAAGGCGAGCAGAAAGATCCGAAACCTCTTTATCAAGCCTATCAAACTGACTCGCACCGAGTGCGCCAGAAAGCCTATAAACAAGTCCTTCCAGCTCCAAGCACTTACGCTCCGTAAACAAATCAACAGCCCGATCAAGACGCTCTTTTTCTTCATCAAAAGAACTTAGTAATCTTTCAATCCGCTGCGAAGGAGACAGCCATGACAAACCTTTACGCAAAGTATCAAGTTTCGCCATCTTCACTTCAAGAAAATTTTCATAATTCCGAACTAAGTTACCCTCAAGCTCATCAACGCTCTGCATAAGCGTTTCACGCCGAGGCCATAGTTCCTGCGCCGCATGACTAGGCGTAGCAACCCGCTTATCCGCAACATAATCTGCAATGGAAGTATCAACCTCATGCCCCACACCGCAGACAACCGGCACCGTCGATCTATAAATAGCGTCCGCAACACGTTCAGTATTGAAAGCCCATAAATCTTCAAGAGATCCACCGCCACGAATCAGCACAAGAACTTCCGCCCAGCCGTCATCGCAAACATCATCAATAGCCTTAGCAATCTGATCAGGGGCTGAATCGCCCTGAACAAGCGAAGGATAAATTCGTACCTCTGCGCCAGTGCCGCGCCCTTCAGCAATACGCAAAAAATCAATCACAGCTGCTCCCGTCGCAGCCGTCACAACAGCAACCTTGGCGGGCGAACGAGGGATTTCCATCTTACGCTCTTCCGAGAAATAACCTTTATCAGCAAGCTTGCGTTTCATAGCTTCAAAAGCAAGCTTCAAATCACCAACGCCCTGCTCCTGAATAAGTTCAGCAATAAGCTGATAAGCCCCACGAGGCGCAAAAACATTCATATGACCAGCACAAAGAATCTCCATGCCGTCTTCAAGCCTAAGAGGCTCTCCCGTCTCAACTTCGCCAGTCAGCGGATTGATTTTCTCCGCACCATCCCCAGCCCCCTCTCGCTGATTGCCTTTAAACCAAACAACAGAAAGACCAGCATCGCCATCAGTCAGCGAAAAATAAATATGACCAGATGCTGGACGTGCCAGATTAGTGACCTGACCTTTCACCCAAATAAAGGGAAATTCAGCTTCCAAAACGTCCTTAACAGCACGCGTTATATCACTAACAGAAAATATTCTCATATTGGGGAGGATGCCTTCGGCGACCAGAGGGGGGACCCTTTTGGGAAAAGGGTCCCCCCTCTGGACTCCCCCCTCCAAAACTTTTTGGCGGGGGGGGAAGTTATTTTAGTAAGAATTTATTTTGGGAATGAGTTAACCTAGGACCGACGGACGCGAGCACGCACAAAAACTCTAACTATTAAGCCAGAATTATACGTCC
This window of the Maridesulfovibrio frigidus DSM 17176 genome carries:
- a CDS encoding chemotaxis protein yields the protein MSGNEILLDTGTNEFEIIEFYIDEKNGGNESRDYFGVNVAKVLEVVEAPAGLEAAEGAPHPSYLGTMSLRDMILPIIDLSVWLEIERKDSEFQLIVVTEINGVVTGFLVTGVTQIHRIGWADLKTPSKYIADLDSNCITGTIELNNRFVLMIDLESILAELDPTMIENQEGAVSAPERWSALIVDDSASVRALLNKNFLAANFDVHLFTNGLEAWEGLKAMQKKAEDEGSSIVDKLDVIVSDIEMPQMDGYTFTRNIKEDAVLARLPVILFSSLITKGLHHKGEKVKADDQVTKPEFGALTGRAITQIEKYRAKRAEA
- a CDS encoding long-chain-fatty-acid--CoA ligase, which produces MEINRPWLDHYDAEVPKKIEFNYCPLFDYLDRTAEKWPKRKAIEFQNWSITYEKLKHASEIMAANLRKNGLETGDRVAIMLPNTPQMIITYWAVLKAGGVVTMTNPLYMETELVHQLTDSAAKLVITLDMLWPKLEKLREKLPARKYFVTTISDALKFPLKQLYKIKNLRDKSTPKVPYNGSSIIKWKTLLEGKDTYTASNIHPTEDTALLQYTGGTTGLSKGCSITHANLGANIQQFHAMLYSLGRDREVVLGILPYFHIYGLTVCLNYPTSLGATMIPFPRYVPLDVLKAMHKLKPTLFPGAPALYISLLQQKELSQFDIASIKYCLSGSSPMPVEAIQQFNSVFGSTIVEGFGLTEASPVTHLNPLDGKKKAGSIGVPVPGTDAAIVDMEVGSIPMPVGKMGELIIRGPQVMKGYYNKPDETAGALRNGWLYTGDIAYMDEDGYFFIVDRKKDMIISSGYNIYPREIDEVLFEHPKIQEAVTVGLPHKTRGEIIKVYVVLKEGQSLDRTEIITYCREKLAAFKVPRQVEFRKELPKTMVGKVLRRALREEEARKNS
- the dxs gene encoding 1-deoxy-D-xylulose-5-phosphate synthase — encoded protein: MSSNDKSCGCGDFPLLKSIKNPVEVQALDKEEQAQLADELRQCIINTVSKGGGHLAPSLGVIELTIALFKCFDFDNDRIVWDVGHQAYAHKILTGRYENFHTLRHKDGISGFPRMAENKYDHFGVGHSSTSISAILGMAVANDIEGGDRNCVAVIGDGSMTAGQAFEGLNQAGGMKRKMVVVLNDNEMSISANVGALSSFLSRKLSHPVLTRFKKDFEGILKQIPKIGDDLAMYAKRGEDSFKSFFTPGMLFEALDFTYLGPIDGHNTEALIDVFEQVKKLDTPVLVHVLTKKGKGYTPAEDNPTYFHGVGSFEPETGMAAKFKGGLPSYTKVFGDTLCKLAAKDDKIMAITAAMPEGTGTDCFRKNYPDRFVDVGICEQHAVTFAAGLATMGYKPAVAIYSTFFQRAYDQIVHDVCLQNLNVNFFLDRGGLVGADGATHHGAFDMSFMRHIPNIICMAPKDEAELARMVRTAIDFDGPAAVRYPRGVGIGAEMDEFPPVLNIGEGELLRDGSDGVIITVGSRVWPAVEAVEDLDTEHGKSIAVFNTRFIKPLPEKQILELAKRFKNIVIVEENAMAGGFSSAVVEMLVDNNAIDGHNIKRLGIPDEFIEHGTQKELRAEIGIDTSGMKRAMLELLDK
- a CDS encoding polyprenyl synthetase family protein, which produces MTVKEKLAVHAGEIEKYLAECLQNRGIPKRLLDAMDYSLLAGGKRLRPVLVLVWGQMLGAKKEALMPFAASLELIHTYSLIHDDLPAMDDDDLRRGKPSNHKMFGEATAILAGDGLLTEAFGLMAKAEAPAENIVEAISLMAYSAGACGMVGGQDVDMDYTGRDDVSLDELKIMHSMKTGALILSACKSGAVLAKGTGATDDDVRRAEEYGRLIGVAFQIVDDVLDVVGDEASLGKPVGSDEEQGKSTYPNLIGLEESKELARKYVDEAVELLSPYSGPEAELLAELAQYIVDRVY
- the xseB gene encoding exodeoxyribonuclease VII small subunit, with protein sequence MKDNKTFEERLERLKVIVAGLERGDLPLEEGVALFKEGQALAKSCASQLQKAGNEVKIVSNGLIEDFDAKVESEDMTDDS
- a CDS encoding M23 family metallopeptidase is translated as MKKSMRRIKALTFTFIFMLLFASSAFAAVSLAFPKKVGLGEPFLVRVTSDKTLDSVSAKWLGTTVSPEIRTWKGKNISLVMFGTDVLADKAGKKELIITTVEDGKERKFSRKIKVYNKKYKTQRLTLPEKMVTPPKKVSARIQNDRVEVSAAKKTQTAERMWFVPFSRPTKGAQSSPYGARRILNGKPKNPHRGLDFRGAKGAKIRAMADGKVILVANHYYAGNCVYIDHGNGVVTLYFHLSQFDVKEGDTVERGQLIGRVGSTGRVTGPHLHMSVSVQGRLVDPRFLLEKSTDKLLGL
- the xseA gene encoding exodeoxyribonuclease VII large subunit; translation: MRIFSVSDITRAVKDVLEAEFPFIWVKGQVTNLARPASGHIYFSLTDGDAGLSVVWFKGNQREGAGDGAEKINPLTGEVETGEPLRLEDGMEILCAGHMNVFAPRGAYQLIAELIQEQGVGDLKLAFEAMKRKLADKGYFSEERKMEIPRSPAKVAVVTAATGAAVIDFLRIAEGRGTGAEVRIYPSLVQGDSAPDQIAKAIDDVCDDGWAEVLVLIRGGGSLEDLWAFNTERVADAIYRSTVPVVCGVGHEVDTSIADYVADKRVATPSHAAQELWPRRETLMQSVDELEGNLVRNYENFLEVKMAKLDTLRKGLSWLSPSQRIERLLSSFDEEKERLDRAVDLFTERKCLELEGLVYRLSGALGASQFDRLDKEVSDLSARLGRAGKVFIDNKVSEFDNMANSLRMLDPEKPLERGYSLVTLEKTGKFLRSPDEVASGDGLIVRVKSGEIRATVVDK